The window cagaggcgatgctgccatacaccggcgtcaccgggccctctgaccaccgccagcaggcaatgcgggtaaagtgtcttgcccaaggacacaatgacagtcagagcaggggatcgaaccggcaacccgccaattgcaagacgaacccCCTAACCTGTGGGGGTGCCACCGTCACCCACCGTAAGAAGTTTACCTCCCAGCACAGACAGGCGGAGTTATCTCTGCACGGCATCGACTACTGATGGAGCCTGCtagcaacatttttatttggttaAACACCTGCGAAGTGCAGAGCAATCCCCTGGTTTAGATCACATCATACTCATGTGGGAGAATGGCCCGTTTATGGCCTAGACCTTAATCCAACTGAGAATGTGTGGCATGACTTGAACGTTTATGCTCACAGACTCTCCATCCATTGACGGACTTGGAATTAGGCTGCAATGAAGAacggaaacaatgtttttaaatctctgcatgAGCAAAACTGGGAGTGACAAACCCACAACAGACGTCTTCAAAGTAGAAACTCTTCAtagattttgaaaaccatgattCTTTTCCTTCTGCGTCACAATGAtctgctgttttgtgtttttcccaacacattaaagtttgttccaGGCACTCCTGTGGCTAAAGCTCTTGTACTTGACCGACTTCCTCACAGATCATGGCTCTCCACGGCAACAAGCCAATCCGACTCAGCTACAGCAACTCCAGAGCGTACAACCCTTCAGGCGACGGCAACCACAGACCTGCCACCGGTGGCAACAACGGCTTCGCTTCAAACAACGCTTTAAGTCCTGAGCGCAGGAGGCTGCTCAGGATCGCCCGCATCCGCCGTCTTCGGAGGCAGAggttactgaggatgaggtcgACGACGGTGCCAACGACGACCACCACCACGACAACAGCAGCAGCGCCGGCGGCCCCGACGACATCGTGGTACGACTCGTGGGCCGTAGGGGAGGCGGAGTCCATCACGCCTGGCCTGGATTATAACTACGAGTACAAGATCGACGACTATTAGCCCAAAACCACACGGCTTGTTTGAGTAAACAGCCGCGGGTTTGTAATTGTAGCCCTTGTGATCAAGTCCAGTCTCTTTCATTACAGAAGCAGTGAGAATGTACATGTAACTATGCCGATAAAGAGTCTCTGTTACgccagaaaactaaaacatgtttatagaAAGATGCGTCCAGTTCTACGTCCACGTTGTTTGTTGCTGTTTCCGAGTGTACGCTTGATGAAAAGATGTTTATTGTtgacacacattaaaaacaaaaaaacaggtgaATTATTTACACTGTCGTCGCTCATGTCAGTGACGTTTTACAGGAAGATGAGTCAGTAACAGGTGGGTCCCGATAAAAATGGTAATAAAGTGTTTGAACGAGTTAACCCAGCGGATCCGAGACGGAAACAGCTTCTGCCGTTAATGGCTGATGTTCATCTCGCTTTCTTCGTCTTCGTCAGCGGAGAAGGCGGAGAAGGACAGCGGCTCGCACTGCAGGGTGCGTAGATTGACCAGGCAGGCGGTCTGGGTGCTGCTGAAGTCTGGGACGGTAACCAACAGGACTTCCTGACCGTCAGAACCTGGCAGGACGAGACCCAAGTTACAGGACGTACTGAGAAAACTCACAGGCAGCCATTTCCACAGTCAAATATCAAGAGTTCTcccatttttaaagtaaaactaaaattatGGCAGATATGCCATCAGACTTTATAGAcagaacatgcaaaaaaaaaacaacaaacaaacaggaaatcAGGAAGGACTAATGAACTGAATCGACAGGCAAACAGATAGATGAGAGGATGGGTTGTTGCACAAAACGTATCCAgacctggaaataaaaaaaataaaaaaataatcctgcGCATTTCCAGGCTCtgaagcaggggtgtcaaactcattttggttgaggggccgcattcagcttaatctgatctcaagagggccacacgagtaaactcattgcaagattaaatagaactaataaaagtggacttgttgatttttatattaaattcatttcacttttacacaatatattatgaataacctcagcgtttttaagaaaagtatgtacaatttcaacaaaacttttactcagttaaacatttacttgtgcattatgtataagaactgatcacagtgattggacaatgttgaaaaacatttattcacatttttttgaacttaaaaacactgtccttcatgacaaaatacatcaaacagataaaaattaagaaatgattaaaatgtttccacacctgaagcttaatctgccaattaaaacacagcatattttcaattaagcGAAGTACATGttgttttcaataattgttttatcattctcttccttttatctcctctttctttcaccttttcttttttcttattgttcttcctttcctctcctactttcccattgtagtgtccatataatttgagatattacccgcatgaatcataataaaactactcacattcataaatcaagcggagcactatggcaaaagcagtactgctccacttgtgaaagtcaaatctgatgagctcttttttgcattaagacaaaaattcttattgccacattgccagacagaacactgggaaaaaaaaaaaaaaaattttttttttttttttaaataatgataatgcatttagccacagggccggactaaattgttcggcgggccggatccggcccgtgggccgtatgtttgacacccctgctctaaaggaACCTGAGCACACGTCTGTCACCAACCTGTGACAAGCTTGGAGCCGAAGGCCGGAGCGTTGCCGCTGAAGTACACGTGGGGACATTCCTCCAAGATGAAAGGGTCCCTGTGATAAAATGGGTAGCAACCTAAAACACAAAGACTATTGTAACTACCCAGTTATGTGTGCAGACCGCCAAAGCCTCTCCACCTTTAACCAACCTAGAGTATCAGGCGCGGTGGGCGCCAGGTGTCGCAGCCCCAGCGTTTCCTCCAGTATCTCCAGGTGGCTTTCCATGCTGCTGTACTTCCTAATGTCGCACACGTTCTGGCCCGATGTGCCTAAAAACCTTGGCAGAGAGAGACAACCACCAGATCCTAAGCATACCCCAACAATCGCTCCTGAGGGGACGGCGTGTCTGCGGAGGACCCCGCCTACCTGACTCCGTCGATGGTGGCGCCGTACGGATTGGAGACCAGCTGCAGTGTGGGGTACGCAGACGACAGCGGGAACATGCATCTGTGCAGGGGCTGCTGGGGGAGGGTGTAGTTGGTGGGGTCGTACTGCCCGGGCATTACGTCCACCGGGACGGATGCCTTAGCATGAGCAAGAGGAGACGACACGCAGCTTCAGACATGCAGTAAAACCGAGATTTTACGCTGAACATCAGGAGAAATACAGAAAACGTGTTGAAATGGGCAAATTGTTTAAAGATGGATCCATTCTGGCTCTTCTGCTACCAGCTACTAGACACGACTGATCGCAATCTCTGAAGTTTATTATGCAATAAGACACCAAGATGACCTGATATAACAGGTACAATTAGGGCTGgaccatatagaaaaaaaagtatcgataaaatagaattcatattgattgatattgagaattatcaacaaattcaaaacatatcttttaagtgcagccctggccattttatgatgttgccaagcaacctatttttagatgaagaacacacaaacaatgaattcaaactaaaccctttattcaaccaactttttaaccaaaattgcaagtttaaaaaaaaaagaacacatgctctttgaaccctttgaagggggcggagcttggttcctgggtctgcatttgtgattgggtgggaggatgtaatgactgtaatattaacttacatggctagaatgcaaaaggaagataAACTTCTTCtgattaactttttattgacccttttttttttgtaatcaatatgcaatatatattgatgataataataataataataataataataataataataataataataataataataataataataaatttaatttataatgctctttaaatattaaataaaatctcaaagtgctacaataGCAAGGGATCAAAAAAAGTTCCcaaagtataataaaaacaatacaccataaaagcaaaatttaaatcatAAGTATTAAAAGGCCGTTTGAAATAGGAATGTGTTTAGGTGCTTTctgatattgaattatcgtccagccctagattTAATACTTACCTTCATTAAGCTCCTAAATGCCAAACATCACCATCTGAATATTTATGCTACAGTAATCATCCAGCCTTGATCTACAGCAACAGCAGAATACTGCGTGAAGCAGACTCAccaccagctgcagcagcatctCATCAAGCAAACGGATGGCGTCCACGGTGCCCGCCTGAGTCTTCTTAGTGAGATACTTGGGCTGATAACACAGGAAACGTATCGATGGTTTATATGAAAAACATTCCTAAGGACGGCACTCTGAGCAGACGCTCGTTAGGACCGAGGCGCTCGTCTCACCTTTGTCGACGCGTCTTTGTCCTGGGTGCTTTGGCTCAGGAGGTTTCCGGCCAGCAGGACCCGGGAAATGGTCGCCGCCCCGCTCTGCTCCCCCGCGTCGCCGAGCTGACCGGTCACCATGTCCACCAGCAACTGGAGGCCCAGCATGCTGTCGGCCCGGCTGCTGCCGAGGCCCAGCCCCGAGGCCAGCAGCACAAACCTGAGCAGAAAGACGGGTTAGAACCGGAGGGGCCGTGCTGGGCTGGGGCCTCATCGGCACAGGaggaccgggggggggggggggggggggcggggcttaCTTGTCAGAGCTGAGCGCAGGTCTGGGTGTCTGCGAGGGGAGGCCCGCCGTGCAGAAGTCCTCTACCGTGAACTTGCCGTCGTTCTTCTCAGCCCCGTAGATGGCGATGACGCTGCCTGAGAGGGCGAGCGGGACAGTCAGTCATACGGAAGCCGCGAGTTCAACGCTGCGGGACGTGTGCGGCTACAAACTGACCCGTCACACACTTGTCTCTGTCAATTTTGCCCTCCAGCTTAatcctctgcagctcatcctccAGGACCAGTTCGTCGGCTTCTGTGATGTATTTGGTTCGTGCCGGCTGGGGCAGGAGGTTGTGCtggagaaaaaacagaaaaaaagtcataaacAAAGGAGCAATCTGCCTTGCAAAAATTTTCCCAACCTTTAAACAGGGATATGGATGATTTGCGGCATTTATTGTGAAAATATCAATGATGATTAATACCATTTAAAAATCTATCGGGACCTTTTTTAGTACCAGGTAGGATGGCTGTAGCTGCACGTCAAACACAAGTGCTGCTCTGATATCTCGCccataattcaatatcaatatataaatCGCAACATAACTTTATTCAGTAACGGTGATGCGACATCTCTGATATTTCGATATACATTACAGTCTCTAATTACAGCATTCATCACTGACTGACGTTGTGGGTTTtatggcttttatttttttaaagaaagtattCCTAAAACATTAcattggaggagttttatagACTTGGTAAAATAATTGTCCtaagtttgtacaggcatctGTTGTGGACATTATTGGCAGTctggggcttttattttgtaagaaAAATATTGTGAAATAAGCAATATAACGCTAAAATAAGCACAActctcacattttttttttttttacagattttattacATCTTCTCATGGGACAACACCGACGGTACGACACTTTGATCCCATGTGAAGGAGTCGGTGCACAGCTGGTATAACAGCGTAAATTTGTTTTGCCCCAAACGTAACTGAACACATAGCCAACACCGTCTAAACAAAAAGGTGATTACGCCCCTAAAGTGACACAAAGAAATTGGAAAAGGGAAAATCCAAATGACGATTTTAGCCTTCTGCTGGTTTGTGAACATCTTGTGGAGTTTGTAGTCAGGATGAATCCACATTCTTCTGGATAAATCTCTCGATAAAAACAATGCCAGGATAAGGGCAAACGGTACGAAAATAGCCCGTCCCCAACTTTTCCCACAgcttaaaaaggtaaaaacaacaacctttcaTGTATTTTACACGGGTTTTAGGTAATGGATGCTTTTTAACGTTTTGCAAGCTAAAGCGTATCTGCATTCAGCCTCCTGCAATAATGTGTAGAAACACCTTTACAGCAATCACAGCTTTAAGCCTGTTGGCTATGGGAAACGTGTCactatgctttgatctaaacctttccATTGCAGCTCCAGCCACAGGGTTGTCAtcctgttggaaggtgaaccttcacTATTTCTCCACTATTTTTCCCAGGACTGTTGCGTTTGGCTTTGTCCagcttcccatcagctctgccCAGCAGCTCTGATGCCGGAGAAGAAAAGCAGCCCTACAGCAGGACACTGCGTCCCTGGTGTCCCCACGGCCATTTGCATCGTCC of the Fundulus heteroclitus isolate FHET01 chromosome 12, MU-UCD_Fhet_4.1, whole genome shotgun sequence genome contains:
- the pold2 gene encoding DNA polymerase delta subunit 2, whose translation is MFSDLSAQRDGSSLLRRPASEEQGPVFERSPPDYSLCTARYSVGERSFSRQYAHIYAARLMEMRPLLSDKAKHKWGPDVRIRKLCDLETGEQCCIVGTLFKRMDLQPSILKEISEEHNLLPQPARTKYITEADELVLEDELQRIKLEGKIDRDKCVTGSVIAIYGAEKNDGKFTVEDFCTAGLPSQTPRPALSSDKFVLLASGLGLGSSRADSMLGLQLLVDMVTGQLGDAGEQSGAATISRVLLAGNLLSQSTQDKDASTKPKYLTKKTQAGTVDAIRLLDEMLLQLVASVPVDVMPGQYDPTNYTLPQQPLHRCMFPLSSAYPTLQLVSNPYGATIDGVRFLGTSGQNVCDIRKYSSMESHLEILEETLGLRHLAPTAPDTLGCYPFYHRDPFILEECPHVYFSGNAPAFGSKLVTGSDGQEVLLVTVPDFSSTQTACLVNLRTLQCEPLSFSAFSADEDEESEMNISH